One window of Streptomyces sp. FIT100 genomic DNA carries:
- a CDS encoding Mu transposase C-terminal domain-containing protein yields MSAVPADAVPDPPSAPTSADSASPEAEREALERYRALVPHLHDQVTLKAAATRAGVPYRTLQRWLAAYRQGGLAALARPVRRDKGRRKHPAELVAFIEGLGRVAKVASSARRAGAAASGACDRKAEEGERSGLRRRPTTPRACVPDAAAQTGLSQHALALKEPRPAIAVIHRQAVSVAAQQGWPAPGYRTVHEIVSVLDPALMVLAHEGAKRYREVYDLVYRREAKAPNEIWQADHTQLDLWVLDASGKPARPWLTVIEDDHSRAVAGYAVSLEALSALSTALAFRHAIWRKSEPDWHVCGIPTVFHLDHGADFTSTHLEQVMADLRVRPVFAKKGQPHGHGKIERLIGTVTHMCLPHLPGHAPRGTPDRAGQAKLTLPELDAAIGRFIREVYNQRPHAETRQPPQERWEADAFIPRMPESLEQLDLLLTTVAKPRKIHTDGIRFESLRFIDPVLADYVGEQTTIRYDPRDITEIRVYLRTLDGEKFLCRAICPDLATDAVSLKEITAARNARRKQLRGTLKSRTAVVDKLLAVHSEPPARPVADRDRTGPAGRPRAGCTHRAHRNRNGPGSLLKAQTLCQRVSPPAPGQTHPREPSRRKPGPARRVGGHPRRADREERSRRTGGDR; encoded by the coding sequence ATGAGCGCCGTACCCGCTGACGCCGTTCCCGATCCGCCATCCGCGCCAACGAGTGCCGACTCAGCGTCGCCCGAGGCCGAGCGGGAGGCGCTGGAGCGGTACCGGGCCCTGGTCCCGCATCTGCACGACCAGGTCACCTTGAAGGCGGCCGCGACCCGTGCGGGCGTGCCGTACCGGACGCTGCAGCGCTGGCTCGCCGCCTACCGACAGGGCGGCCTTGCCGCTCTGGCCCGCCCGGTGCGCCGGGACAAGGGGCGGCGCAAGCACCCCGCCGAGCTGGTCGCGTTCATCGAGGGCCTAGGGCGTGTTGCGAAAGTAGCGTCGTCCGCCCGTAGGGCGGGCGCGGCGGCGTCTGGTGCGTGCGATCGCAAGGCGGAGGAAGGAGAGCGCAGCGGGCTGCGCCGACGACCGACAACGCCGCGAGCGTGCGTGCCAGACGCCGCCGCGCAGACGGGACTTTCGCAACACGCCCTAGCGCTCAAAGAGCCGAGGCCGGCCATCGCGGTGATCCACCGCCAGGCCGTCAGCGTCGCGGCCCAGCAAGGCTGGCCGGCCCCCGGATACCGGACCGTGCACGAGATCGTCTCCGTCCTGGACCCGGCCCTCATGGTCCTCGCGCACGAGGGGGCCAAGCGCTACCGGGAGGTCTACGACCTGGTGTACCGGCGCGAGGCGAAAGCGCCCAACGAGATCTGGCAGGCCGATCACACCCAGCTGGACCTGTGGGTCCTCGACGCCTCCGGGAAACCCGCCCGCCCGTGGCTGACCGTGATCGAGGACGACCACTCCCGCGCGGTCGCCGGCTACGCCGTCAGCCTGGAAGCCCTCTCGGCGCTGTCCACGGCGCTCGCGTTTCGGCATGCGATCTGGCGCAAGAGTGAGCCGGACTGGCACGTCTGCGGCATCCCGACCGTCTTCCACCTCGACCACGGCGCCGACTTCACCTCCACCCACCTCGAACAGGTCATGGCAGACCTGCGGGTACGCCCGGTGTTCGCGAAGAAGGGACAGCCCCACGGCCACGGCAAGATCGAGCGCCTGATCGGCACCGTCACCCACATGTGCCTGCCCCACCTGCCCGGCCACGCACCCCGCGGCACCCCCGACCGGGCCGGGCAGGCAAAACTGACCCTGCCGGAACTCGACGCGGCGATCGGCCGGTTCATCCGCGAGGTCTACAACCAGCGCCCCCACGCAGAGACCCGCCAGCCACCCCAAGAGCGTTGGGAAGCCGACGCGTTCATCCCCCGCATGCCCGAGAGCCTCGAACAGCTCGACCTGCTCCTGACGACCGTCGCGAAACCCCGCAAGATCCACACCGACGGCATCCGCTTCGAGTCCCTGCGCTTCATCGACCCCGTCCTGGCCGACTACGTCGGCGAGCAGACCACCATCCGCTACGACCCCCGCGACATCACCGAAATCCGCGTCTACCTGCGCACCCTGGACGGCGAGAAGTTCCTGTGCCGCGCGATCTGCCCCGACCTCGCCACCGACGCCGTGAGCCTCAAAGAGATCACCGCCGCCCGCAACGCCCGCCGCAAGCAGCTGCGCGGCACACTCAAAAGCCGCACGGCCGTCGTCGACAAGCTCCTGGCCGTCCACAGCGAGCCCCCTGCCCGCCCCGTGGCCGACCGCGACCGCACCGGCCCAGCGGGCCGCCCGCGGGCAGGATGTACCCACCGAGCCCACCGAAACCGAAACGGCCCAGGTTCACTCCTCAAGGCTCAAACGCTATGTCAACGAGTGAGCCCGCCGGCTCCTGGACAGACACACCCGCGTGAGCCATCCAGACGAAAGCCCGGTCCGGCCCGACGAGTTGGCGGCCACCCCCGAAGAGCCGACCGCGAAGAACGCTCCCGCCGAACCGGAGGCGACCGGTGA
- a CDS encoding acyltransferase domain-containing protein, which translates to MNTSTAVLFPGQGAYRPGALHAVHASFPAAAAVLEEVSAAADGKLDRLLGEGPGPALDELVDLEPGLLQLAIFATSVGLWAAHQESLPDGAVLMGHSLGEIAALTCAGGFSVTDGTRIVLARNRALESLEGRRGGMAAIGLDAERAAALLRLADEPSLTVACVNTPDQSVVAGAAAALAHLAGLAEKLGVPYTRLKSPFAFHSPLMARAVQSYRENIVGIRQRPLLRKVYSPLLGRHVMDSDDLLTVLTRQFLEPVQLLSAVQDLFARGARTFLECGAGEATVGLVRRSVAGVQTHGWDIPAPAGKLASTTEAPAVAEATGAASAVHAPREPAAAKGPVSVTAVQESVEEITATLRVLYAEVLGYPPEVFEEGADLEAELGIDSLKQTQLLVQVADRFRLAQAQDMRTVNFPTLEKIAEEVRRRQAGREDA; encoded by the coding sequence ATGAACACATCTACGGCAGTGCTGTTCCCCGGCCAGGGCGCCTATCGCCCTGGTGCTCTTCACGCGGTGCATGCGAGCTTCCCGGCTGCCGCCGCGGTTCTCGAAGAAGTCTCCGCAGCAGCGGACGGAAAACTGGACCGTCTGCTCGGCGAGGGCCCCGGTCCGGCCCTGGACGAACTGGTGGATCTGGAGCCGGGGCTGCTGCAACTGGCCATCTTCGCCACATCCGTGGGCCTGTGGGCGGCGCACCAGGAGAGCCTGCCCGACGGCGCCGTGCTGATGGGGCACAGCCTTGGGGAGATCGCGGCGCTGACGTGCGCAGGCGGCTTCTCCGTTACGGATGGCACACGCATCGTCCTGGCCCGCAACCGCGCTCTGGAGAGCCTGGAGGGGCGCCGTGGAGGAATGGCCGCGATCGGTCTGGACGCGGAACGTGCGGCGGCGCTGCTGCGTCTGGCGGATGAGCCGTCATTGACGGTGGCCTGCGTCAACACCCCGGACCAGAGTGTGGTCGCGGGAGCTGCCGCGGCTCTGGCGCACCTGGCGGGGCTGGCAGAGAAACTTGGTGTGCCGTATACGCGGCTGAAATCGCCGTTCGCTTTCCACAGCCCGCTGATGGCACGGGCGGTGCAGTCCTACCGCGAGAACATCGTCGGCATCCGGCAGCGCCCGCTGCTGCGCAAGGTGTACTCGCCGCTGCTGGGGCGGCACGTGATGGACAGCGACGATCTGCTGACGGTCCTCACCCGGCAGTTCCTGGAGCCGGTTCAGCTGCTGTCTGCCGTGCAGGACCTGTTCGCCCGAGGAGCCCGGACCTTCCTGGAGTGCGGGGCGGGGGAGGCCACCGTGGGCCTGGTGCGGCGGTCCGTCGCAGGCGTCCAGACCCATGGTTGGGACATCCCGGCGCCGGCCGGCAAACTTGCATCCACCACCGAGGCGCCCGCGGTGGCCGAGGCCACGGGAGCCGCATCTGCGGTGCACGCGCCGCGAGAGCCTGCAGCGGCCAAGGGTCCGGTATCGGTCACCGCGGTTCAGGAAAGCGTGGAGGAGATCACAGCGACGCTGCGGGTCCTGTATGCCGAGGTACTGGGCTATCCGCCGGAGGTGTTCGAGGAGGGGGCCGATCTGGAAGCCGAGTTGGGCATTGATTCCCTCAAGCAGACCCAGCTGCTAGTCCAGGTCGCCGACCGGTTCCGACTTGCCCAGGCGCAGGACATGCGCACCGTGAACTTCCCGACATTGGAGAAGATCGCCGAGGAAGTGCGGCGGCGCCAGGCCGGGCGGGAGGACGCGTAA